In one Thermaerobacter sp. PB12/4term genomic region, the following are encoded:
- the cyoE gene encoding heme o synthase, whose protein sequence is MVLDLVILTKPRIVLLLVLSGVLAGYAAAGGQPDPARLAGFALAGGMAAAGAAAFNHFVDRDVDGHMDRTAARPLPAGRLEPLRALEVGAVLSLAGVSAAAVLLGGAVALVLLAGIAVYAGLYSLWLKRRTAWNIVLGGTAGSLMVLAGWVSQTGTPGPGAWLLFAWLFLWTPSHFWPLAIVVRDEYARAGIPMLPVAAGPRLAAWITLANTLALVALSLIPALWGWYRAGPALAVAAAGAVMVALNLAVALAGPGRRERLAWRLYKLSGPYLGWILAVFALALAGRG, encoded by the coding sequence ATGGTGCTCGACCTGGTGATCCTCACCAAGCCGCGTATCGTCCTGCTGCTGGTCCTGTCGGGGGTGCTGGCCGGCTACGCCGCGGCCGGTGGGCAGCCCGATCCGGCCCGTCTGGCCGGCTTTGCCCTGGCCGGCGGCATGGCCGCCGCCGGGGCGGCGGCGTTCAACCACTTTGTAGACCGGGACGTGGACGGGCACATGGACCGCACCGCCGCCCGGCCCCTGCCGGCGGGGCGCCTCGAGCCCCTGCGGGCGCTGGAAGTGGGGGCGGTCCTGTCCCTGGCGGGCGTCTCGGCCGCCGCGGTGCTGCTGGGCGGCGCCGTGGCCCTGGTGCTGCTGGCGGGCATCGCCGTCTATGCCGGGCTCTACAGCCTCTGGCTCAAGCGGCGCACGGCGTGGAACATCGTCCTGGGCGGCACCGCCGGCAGCCTCATGGTGCTGGCCGGCTGGGTGTCCCAGACCGGCACCCCGGGTCCCGGAGCGTGGCTCCTGTTCGCCTGGCTCTTCCTCTGGACGCCTTCCCATTTCTGGCCCCTGGCCATCGTGGTCCGGGACGAGTACGCCCGGGCCGGCATCCCCATGCTGCCCGTCGCCGCGGGTCCCCGCCTGGCGGCCTGGATCACCCTGGCCAACACCCTGGCGCTGGTGGCCCTGTCCCTGATCCCCGCCCTCTGGGGCTGGTACCGGGCCGGCCCTGCCCTGGCGGTGGCGGCGGCGGGGGCGGTCATGGTGGCGCTCAACCTGGCGGTCGCCCTGGCCGGCCCCGGCCGGCGGGAGCGCCTGGCCTGGCGGCTCTACAAGCTTTCTGGCCCCTACCTGGGCTGGATCCTGGCGGTCTTCGCGCTGGCCCTGGCAGGAAGGGGGTGA
- a CDS encoding cytochrome C oxidase subunit II → MNGAERGPALHAVAGPGGASALEPPPRVWWGPLGRIERVWLMAGLIWALVMFAMMWIWPHVGHQNTPIESYRMAPADFKAAAEAFIKEHQVGEEFGVPVVEPEPGGEVYLEAMAYQWRPILRLKRGETYRLYVSSTDLQHGFSIQPLNLNFQVLPGYVYVIELTPQQTGEYAVVCNEYCGVGHHLMSGRLIVVD, encoded by the coding sequence ATGAACGGAGCGGAACGTGGCCCGGCTCTTCATGCCGTGGCCGGTCCGGGGGGCGCCTCGGCCCTGGAACCGCCGCCGCGGGTGTGGTGGGGTCCCCTGGGCCGGATCGAGCGGGTCTGGCTCATGGCAGGCCTGATCTGGGCCCTGGTGATGTTCGCCATGATGTGGATCTGGCCCCACGTGGGCCACCAGAACACGCCCATCGAGAGCTACCGCATGGCGCCGGCCGACTTCAAGGCCGCGGCCGAGGCCTTCATCAAGGAGCACCAGGTGGGCGAGGAGTTCGGCGTGCCGGTGGTGGAACCGGAGCCGGGGGGCGAGGTCTACTTGGAGGCCATGGCCTACCAGTGGCGGCCCATCCTGCGGCTCAAGCGCGGCGAGACGTACCGGCTCTACGTCTCCTCCACCGACCTGCAGCACGGCTTCTCCATCCAGCCGCTGAACCTGAACTTCCAGGTCCTGCCCGGCTACGTCTACGTGATCGAGCTGACGCCCCAGCAGACCGGCGAGTATGCCGTGGTCTGCAACGAGTACTGCGGCGTCGGACACCACCTGATGAGCGGCAGGCTCATCGTGGTCGACTAG
- a CDS encoding cbb3-type cytochrome c oxidase subunit I, protein MASSSVVATRTPAPAGPAADFRTCPVTGLAVHRPAETLIITNAVTAVVFLAFGGLLALLIGLTRWPAVHLLPAELFYRFVTAHGTTMLVFWILFFEVAGLYFGSAVLLNARLVTPRAGWIAYALMLAGALVTEAAMLTGEANVMVTAYPPLKGHPAFYLGLIVFTVGALVAVGVFFATVLRARAEGLVKTSLPLVTYAFLAAAVLAVFTLVSGALALIPTFLWSMGWLPSVDPAVYRLLFWGFGHGSQQVNLAAMVGVWYALASLTVGARPLHEGLSRLAFFLYVAFIQLGSIHHLLVDPGLGTSNRIMNTSYFMYLATVGSMIHAFSIPSAVEVAQRERGHHRGLFTWLRKAPWSEPGFAALALSLLWFGFVGGVTGVIMGQMQLNMLVHNTLFVPGHFHSTVVAGTTVAFMGIAYYLLPLIGQRPLAFPGLARWQPYIYSLGLAVLTGSMMAAGKLGVPRRLWDITYQQAAIPVTVFEDPRVQLLLAGVGIGAVVAVLGGAMFVAVMLGTLFSHRTTTRVGAGLRIALPPATPPVTTPPITGGSDPEEPGSEQGRKAQGPAASMGPAGQAAGAGRAAALQPGDPGARAEAPGTVVLVFAFLAWFVLMYVVAWSNLHKAWPVG, encoded by the coding sequence ATGGCGTCAAGCAGCGTGGTGGCGACCCGCACCCCGGCGCCGGCAGGGCCTGCCGCAGACTTCCGCACGTGCCCGGTCACCGGCCTGGCCGTCCACCGGCCGGCCGAGACCCTGATCATCACCAACGCGGTCACGGCGGTGGTCTTCCTGGCCTTCGGCGGCCTGCTGGCCCTGCTCATCGGCCTGACCCGCTGGCCGGCGGTGCACCTGCTCCCTGCGGAACTGTTCTACCGGTTCGTCACCGCCCACGGCACGACCATGCTGGTCTTCTGGATCCTGTTCTTCGAGGTGGCGGGCCTGTATTTCGGCAGTGCCGTCCTGCTCAATGCCCGGCTGGTGACGCCGCGGGCGGGCTGGATCGCCTACGCGCTCATGCTGGCGGGCGCCCTGGTCACCGAGGCGGCCATGCTCACCGGCGAAGCCAACGTGATGGTCACCGCCTACCCGCCCCTGAAGGGCCACCCGGCCTTCTACCTGGGGCTCATCGTCTTCACCGTGGGGGCGCTGGTGGCGGTGGGCGTGTTCTTCGCCACCGTCCTGCGGGCGCGGGCGGAAGGCCTGGTGAAGACCTCCCTGCCCCTGGTCACCTATGCCTTCCTCGCCGCGGCGGTGCTGGCGGTCTTCACCCTGGTCTCGGGCGCCCTGGCCCTGATCCCGACCTTCCTGTGGAGCATGGGCTGGCTGCCGTCGGTCGACCCGGCCGTCTACCGGCTCCTCTTCTGGGGCTTCGGCCACGGATCCCAGCAGGTCAACCTGGCCGCCATGGTGGGCGTCTGGTATGCTCTGGCCAGCCTGACGGTGGGCGCGCGGCCGCTGCATGAGGGGCTGAGCCGGCTGGCCTTCTTCCTCTACGTGGCCTTCATCCAGCTGGGCTCCATCCACCACCTGCTGGTCGACCCCGGCCTGGGCACCAGCAACCGCATCATGAACACCAGCTACTTCATGTACCTGGCCACGGTGGGCAGCATGATCCACGCCTTCTCCATCCCCAGCGCCGTGGAGGTCGCCCAGCGGGAGCGGGGCCATCACCGCGGCCTGTTCACCTGGCTGCGCAAGGCGCCCTGGAGCGAGCCCGGCTTCGCGGCGTTGGCCCTGTCCCTGCTCTGGTTCGGCTTCGTCGGCGGCGTGACGGGCGTGATAATGGGCCAGATGCAGCTCAACATGCTGGTGCACAACACCCTGTTCGTCCCGGGGCACTTCCACTCCACGGTGGTGGCCGGCACCACGGTGGCCTTCATGGGCATCGCCTACTACCTGCTGCCGCTGATCGGCCAGCGGCCCCTGGCCTTCCCGGGCCTGGCCCGGTGGCAGCCCTACATTTATTCCCTGGGCCTGGCCGTCCTGACCGGGAGCATGATGGCCGCCGGGAAGCTGGGCGTGCCGCGGCGCCTGTGGGACATCACCTACCAGCAGGCGGCCATCCCGGTGACGGTCTTTGAAGATCCCCGCGTCCAGCTGCTGCTCGCCGGGGTTGGCATCGGCGCCGTGGTGGCGGTGCTGGGCGGAGCGATGTTCGTGGCGGTCATGCTGGGCACCCTTTTCTCCCACCGCACCACCACCCGGGTCGGCGCGGGCCTGCGCATCGCCCTGCCGCCGGCCACCCCGCCCGTCACGACCCCGCCCATCACCGGCGGGTCGGACCCCGAGGAGCCGGGCAGCGAACAGGGGCGGAAGGCCCAGGGCCCGGCCGCCAGCATGGGCCCGGCGGGCCAGGCCGCGGGGGCCGGCCGTGCGGCGGCGCTGCAGCCTGGTGACCCCGGGGCCCGGGCGGAGGCGCCGGGCACCGTGGTGCTGGTCTTCGCCTTCCTGGCCTGGTTCGTCCTGATGTACGTGGTCGCCTGGTCGAACCTGCACAAGGCCTGGCCGGTGGGCTGA
- a CDS encoding NADP-dependent isocitrate dehydrogenase — protein MPLVTTESGKKLFVTEDGRKLVTVIPGDGIGPECIDATLKILEAAKAPLVFEIREAGASVFKKGLASGVPQETIESIRKSRIVLKGPLETPVGYGEKSANVTLRKLFETYANVRPVRELPNVPTPYSGRGIDLVVVRENVEDLYAGIEHQQTPGVAQTLKLISDKGSEKIVRFAFELARAEGRKRVHCATKSNIMKLSEGTMKRVFERVAQEYPDIEAQHIIVDNAAHQLVKRPEQFDVLVTTNMNGDILSDLTSGLVGGLGFAPSANIGNEVAIFEAVHGSAPKYAGKNVINPTAVLLSAVMMLRYIEEFAVAELIENAVLYTLEEGKVLTGDIVGYDRGAKTTEYTDAIIANLGQKPRNAQVRSYRAVKLPQISPEPAYVKARSRRIVGADVFVESDLLPEQLGPALEELAAGSAFRLKMISNRGTQVYPPTGGLTDLVDHYRCRFLYKGDGEARQDDIVDLVQRVGSRFRWMQIEVLQEFNGEPGFTKAQGEA, from the coding sequence ATGCCACTCGTAACCACCGAGAGCGGGAAGAAGCTCTTCGTCACCGAAGACGGCCGCAAACTCGTCACCGTCATTCCCGGCGACGGGATCGGCCCGGAGTGTATCGACGCGACCTTAAAGATTCTGGAGGCAGCCAAGGCCCCCCTGGTCTTCGAGATCCGAGAAGCGGGGGCCAGTGTATTTAAGAAGGGCCTTGCCTCCGGCGTGCCGCAGGAGACCATCGAGTCCATCCGCAAGTCGCGGATCGTCCTCAAGGGGCCCCTGGAGACCCCTGTCGGCTACGGCGAGAAGAGCGCCAACGTCACCCTGCGCAAGCTCTTCGAGACCTACGCCAACGTGCGGCCGGTGCGGGAGCTGCCCAACGTGCCCACTCCCTATTCGGGCCGGGGCATCGACCTGGTGGTCGTCCGCGAGAACGTGGAAGACCTCTACGCCGGCATCGAGCACCAGCAGACGCCGGGGGTCGCCCAGACCCTGAAGCTGATCTCCGACAAGGGGTCGGAGAAGATCGTCCGCTTCGCCTTCGAGCTGGCCCGGGCCGAGGGCCGCAAGCGGGTCCACTGCGCCACCAAGTCCAACATCATGAAGCTCAGCGAGGGGACCATGAAGCGGGTCTTCGAGCGGGTGGCGCAGGAGTATCCGGACATCGAGGCCCAGCACATCATCGTGGACAACGCCGCCCACCAGCTGGTCAAGCGACCCGAGCAGTTTGACGTCCTCGTCACCACCAACATGAACGGGGACATCCTTTCCGACCTCACCTCGGGCCTGGTCGGCGGGCTGGGCTTCGCCCCCTCGGCCAACATCGGCAACGAGGTGGCCATCTTCGAGGCGGTCCACGGCTCCGCTCCCAAGTACGCCGGCAAGAACGTGATCAACCCCACGGCGGTGCTCCTCTCGGCGGTGATGATGCTGCGCTACATCGAGGAGTTCGCCGTGGCCGAGCTGATCGAGAACGCCGTCCTCTACACGCTGGAGGAAGGCAAGGTCCTGACGGGCGACATCGTGGGCTACGACCGCGGCGCCAAGACCACGGAGTACACCGACGCCATCATCGCCAACCTGGGCCAGAAGCCGCGGAACGCCCAGGTCCGCTCCTACCGTGCCGTGAAGCTGCCCCAGATCAGCCCCGAACCGGCCTACGTGAAGGCCAGGAGCCGGCGCATCGTGGGCGCCGACGTGTTCGTCGAGAGCGACCTCTTGCCGGAGCAGCTGGGTCCCGCCCTGGAGGAACTGGCGGCGGGCAGCGCCTTCCGCCTGAAGATGATCTCCAACCGGGGGACCCAGGTGTACCCGCCCACGGGCGGCCTAACGGACCTAGTGGACCATTACCGCTGCCGCTTCCTTTACAAGGGCGACGGCGAGGCGCGCCAGGACGACATCGTCGACCTGGTCCAGCGGGTGGGCAGCCGCTTCCGCTGGATGCAGATCGAGGTGCTGCAGGAGTTCAACGGCGAGCCAGGCTTCACCAAGGCCCAGGGCGAAGCCTGA
- a CDS encoding aconitate hydratase: MAERRDPFGVRTTLETPGGPVVIYSLPRLAEAAGVDLDRLPFTIRILLENLLRNLDGETVTEDDVLALARWQPRPDGREIGWMPSRVLLQDFTGVPAVVDLAAMRSAVARMGGDPRRINPLVPADLVIDHSVIVDAFGTQYAFFYNVEKEFERNRERYTLLRWAQNAFDNFRVVPPGTGIVHQVNLEYLAKVVHRREEHGEVRAYPDTLVGTDSHTTMVNGMGVLGWGVGGIEAEAVMLGQPYFMQVPEVVGFRLTGRLPEGATATDLVLTVTQMLRKKGVVGKFVEFFGPGLSNLPLADRATIGNMAPEYGATCGFFPVDGETLGYLRLTGRDEDHIALVERYCKEQGLFRTDQTPDPVYSDVLELDLGDVEPSLAGPRRPQDRVPLREAGRAFREALATFGKKPGDTSVPFRPGAEPGREAARAGAAAAGGDGAGAGARDAGSSGEGGGVAVLTRPRTTTELTHGSVVIAAITSCTNTSNPSVMLAAGLLAKKAVERGLTVKPYVKTSLAPGSRVVTDYLREAGLLPYLEALRFHVVGYGCTTCIGNSGALPEDVAQAITENDLVAAAVLSGNRNFEGRINPLVKANYLASPPLVVAYALAGTVDIDLLEDPLGYDPNGRPVYLRDIWPTQEEIQETIRQVVRPELFKKEYARVFEGPEQWRQLPAPEGDLYNWDPASTYIQEPPFFKDMGDEPGRPEDIVRARVLALLGDSITTDHISPAGSIPKNSPAGQYLLEHGVKWEEFNTYGSRRGNHEVMMRGTFANIRLRNQLVPGTEGGWTLHIPSGEKMTIYDAAMRYQQEGTPLIVIGGKEYGTGSSRDWAAKGTYLLGVKAVIAESFERIHRSNLVGMGVLPLQFVDGQNAAGLGLTGTEEYFITGIGEGLTPRKRLQVTARRDDGSEVRFEVLCRLDTAIEVEYYRHGGILQKVLRQIMQAA, from the coding sequence ATGGCCGAGCGACGCGACCCGTTTGGCGTACGCACCACCCTGGAGACGCCGGGCGGCCCCGTGGTGATCTACAGCCTGCCCAGGCTGGCCGAGGCGGCCGGCGTCGACCTGGATCGCCTGCCATTCACCATCCGCATTCTGCTGGAGAACCTGCTGCGCAACCTGGACGGCGAGACCGTCACCGAGGACGACGTCCTGGCCCTGGCCCGCTGGCAGCCCAGGCCCGACGGGCGGGAGATCGGCTGGATGCCCTCCCGGGTGCTGCTCCAGGACTTCACCGGCGTGCCGGCGGTGGTCGACCTGGCCGCCATGCGCAGCGCCGTGGCCCGCATGGGGGGCGACCCCAGGCGGATCAACCCGCTGGTGCCGGCGGACCTGGTCATCGACCACTCGGTGATCGTCGACGCCTTCGGCACCCAGTACGCCTTCTTCTACAACGTGGAGAAGGAGTTCGAGCGCAACCGCGAGCGCTACACCCTGCTCCGCTGGGCGCAGAACGCCTTCGACAACTTCCGCGTGGTACCGCCGGGGACGGGCATCGTCCACCAGGTGAACCTGGAGTACCTGGCCAAGGTGGTCCACCGCCGGGAAGAACACGGCGAGGTGCGGGCCTACCCCGACACCCTGGTGGGCACCGACTCCCACACCACCATGGTCAACGGCATGGGGGTGCTGGGCTGGGGCGTGGGCGGCATCGAGGCCGAGGCGGTGATGCTGGGCCAGCCCTACTTCATGCAGGTGCCCGAAGTGGTGGGCTTCCGCCTGACGGGCCGGCTGCCCGAGGGCGCCACCGCCACCGACCTGGTGCTCACCGTCACCCAGATGCTGCGCAAGAAGGGCGTGGTGGGCAAGTTCGTCGAGTTCTTCGGGCCGGGCCTCTCCAACCTGCCCCTGGCGGACCGGGCCACCATCGGCAACATGGCGCCCGAGTACGGCGCCACCTGCGGGTTCTTCCCCGTGGACGGCGAGACCCTGGGCTATCTGCGCCTGACGGGCCGCGACGAGGACCACATCGCCCTGGTGGAGCGGTACTGCAAGGAGCAGGGCCTGTTCCGCACCGACCAGACGCCCGACCCCGTCTACAGCGACGTGCTGGAGCTGGACCTGGGCGACGTGGAGCCCAGCCTGGCCGGCCCGCGGCGGCCCCAGGACCGGGTGCCGCTGCGGGAGGCGGGCCGCGCCTTCCGGGAGGCCCTGGCCACCTTCGGCAAGAAGCCGGGCGATACCTCGGTGCCCTTCCGGCCGGGCGCCGAGCCGGGGCGCGAGGCCGCCCGGGCGGGTGCGGCCGCGGCCGGCGGGGACGGCGCGGGAGCCGGGGCGCGCGATGCCGGTTCGTCCGGCGAGGGCGGCGGCGTGGCGGTGCTGACCCGGCCCCGCACCACCACCGAGCTCACCCACGGGTCGGTGGTCATCGCCGCCATCACCAGCTGCACCAACACCTCCAACCCGTCGGTGATGCTGGCGGCGGGCCTGCTGGCCAAGAAGGCGGTGGAGCGCGGCCTGACGGTCAAGCCCTACGTCAAGACCAGCCTGGCGCCCGGCTCGCGGGTGGTGACCGACTACCTGCGGGAGGCCGGGCTCTTGCCGTACCTGGAGGCGCTGCGGTTCCACGTGGTGGGCTACGGCTGCACCACCTGCATCGGCAACAGCGGCGCCCTGCCGGAAGACGTGGCCCAGGCCATCACCGAGAACGACCTGGTGGCGGCGGCCGTGCTCAGCGGCAACCGCAACTTCGAGGGCCGGATCAACCCGCTGGTCAAGGCCAACTACCTGGCCTCGCCGCCGCTGGTGGTGGCCTACGCCCTGGCCGGCACGGTGGACATCGACCTGCTGGAAGACCCCCTGGGCTATGACCCCAACGGCCGGCCCGTCTACCTGCGGGACATCTGGCCCACCCAGGAGGAGATCCAGGAGACCATCCGCCAGGTGGTGCGGCCCGAGCTGTTCAAGAAGGAGTACGCCCGGGTCTTCGAGGGCCCCGAGCAGTGGCGCCAGCTGCCCGCGCCCGAGGGCGACCTGTACAACTGGGATCCGGCCTCGACCTACATCCAGGAGCCGCCCTTCTTCAAGGACATGGGGGACGAACCCGGCCGGCCGGAGGACATCGTCCGGGCCCGGGTGCTGGCCCTCCTGGGCGATTCCATCACCACCGACCACATCTCGCCGGCGGGCTCGATCCCCAAGAACAGCCCGGCGGGGCAGTACCTGCTGGAGCACGGCGTCAAGTGGGAGGAGTTCAACACCTACGGCTCGCGCCGCGGCAACCACGAGGTGATGATGCGGGGCACCTTCGCCAACATCCGGCTGCGCAACCAGCTGGTCCCCGGCACCGAGGGCGGCTGGACCCTGCACATCCCCAGCGGCGAGAAGATGACCATCTACGACGCCGCCATGCGCTACCAGCAGGAAGGCACGCCGCTGATCGTCATCGGCGGCAAGGAGTACGGCACCGGCAGCTCCCGCGACTGGGCGGCCAAGGGCACCTACCTGCTGGGCGTCAAGGCGGTGATCGCCGAGAGCTTCGAGCGCATCCACCGCAGCAACCTGGTGGGGATGGGCGTGCTGCCGCTGCAGTTCGTCGACGGGCAGAACGCGGCCGGCCTGGGCCTCACGGGGACCGAGGAGTACTTCATCACCGGCATCGGCGAGGGCCTGACGCCGCGCAAGCGTTTGCAGGTCACGGCCCGCCGCGATGACGGGAGCGAGGTCCGCTTCGAGGTCCTGTGCCGGCTGGACACCGCCATCGAGGTGGAGTATTACCGGCACGGCGGGATCCTGCAGAAGGTGCTGCGGCAGATCATGCAGGCGGCGTGA